One segment of Leucoraja erinacea ecotype New England chromosome 7, Leri_hhj_1, whole genome shotgun sequence DNA contains the following:
- the LOC129698539 gene encoding nmrA-like family domain-containing protein 1, translating to MLLFSSSGKRVASISGKLGVKHIVFSGLENVTNLTKGKLEVPHFDGKGEREDYFREHGAPMTSIRIAVNFLNVFKPVETGKVDRRRVSARNVAYFLRSIDAASPTEFLQHFCLPSIFQHLQFHLNIAMEGVPLEGVSVRDVGEVVGAILKNLKVHAGKETGLSTDKRMVVNILGKPSKTPRLGCEEDNTARPMSGLCKTEFSGAQELARMFQFDMKLPDRNKDPTLKLNPNAKSFDEWMSEKND from the exons ATGTTGCTATTTTCTTCATCGGGGAAGAGAGTTGCTAGCATTTCCGGGAAACTTGGTGTGAAGCACATTGTATTCAGTGGACTGGAGAATGTGACAAACCTGACCAAAGGCAAGCTGGAGGTGCCACATTTtgatgggaaaggagagagagaagattaTTTCAGGGAACATGGTGCTCCCATGACAAGCATTAGAATAGCAGTTAATTTTCTCAATGTCTTTAAACCTGTTGAAACGGGCAAGGTtgacagaagaagggtttcggcccgaaacgttgcctatttccttcgctccattgatgctgcctcacccactgagtttctccagcatttttgtctaccttcgattttccagcatctgcagttccatctta ATATTGCGATGGAGGGAGTTCCACTCGAAGGGGTGTCGGTCCGAGACGTGGGTGAGGTTGTGGGGGCCATCTTGAAAAACCTCAAAGTGCATGCTGGGAAAGAGACAGGCCTCAGTACTGACAAGCGTATGGTTGTCAACATACTGGGAAAACCATCAAAGACTCCAAGGTTA GGTTGTGAAGAGGATAACACAGCGAGGCCAATGAGTGG ATTATGCAAAACTGAATTTTCTGGAGCACAAGAACTTGCCAGGATGTTCCAGTTTGATATGAAACTACCCGATCGCAACAAGGACCCAACATTGAAGTTAAACCCAAATGCTAAATCCTTTGATGAATGGATGTCAGAAAAGAATGATTAA